A segment of the Brienomyrus brachyistius isolate T26 chromosome 4, BBRACH_0.4, whole genome shotgun sequence genome:
GACTGGACATAAGTACCACACTTGGGGTGACATTGTCTCCCATTACCCCCAGATGAGACCGGCTCGTAAGAGGGAAACGAGCACAAGGCTCCCGCTAATTCTGCGGGATGGTGAGGCATATTTTTACACACTGAATTGTTTTTAGTCGTTTCTATACCGGTCcgtgaaaatattgttttacatgaaattgGTTCATGCCACAAAAAACGTTGGGGACCGTTCCACCTCCCTGTACGTCTCTTAACACGCCCTCCCCTGCCCCGATCTGTGGGACTGTTAACGGAATAAAACCGGTCCGTGGTGGCAAAAAGTTTGCGGACcactggtgtaaagcacgctgccacCGGACTCTGAAATAcaggaaacgtgttctgtggagtgatgaatctcacttctctgtctggcagtctgatggacgagcttggtagatgccaggagaacgttacctgcctgactgcattgtgccagatgtaaagtttggtgaaggagggataatggtatggggttgtttttcaggggttcagctaggccccttagttccagtgaagggactCTATGGGTTAGGACTCTGATCCTGAGATCAGACGGTTGCTTGTTCACCCAGCTTGGGTTCTTCAGCAAGATCCATAATCCCAGTTGCTCTAGATACTAGCTGATGCTGCTTTCTCAGCTCtgctttaattaaattaatttaatttgattaaaacgactgctaaataaatgtgaatCTAACTGATCTGCAACCACCTGCTTCCAGAGCTCACTGACCTGCGGGCAGGACCCATGCTGCATTCCTGGGTAGGTTCTAAAGTGCACGTTGGCCGGGTTGAGAAAGCTCTTCAGCTTCTCCACGGTCAGACAGCCAAAGACGAGGGGCACCAGCATGTCAGCCTCTCCGTGGCACTGTAGGATCTGCGTGTCCTTGTTGGCGCTGCCCGTCGCACCCTGCATGAGGTTAGAAGCGGGTTAGCACTTTTTGCCTGTGACCGTAAGGTTGCtgattcaaatcccagagtcggcCGAGTGATTTTATAATTGGGCCCTTGGGCAAGACGTTTAACCCCATTTGctgcagggactggctgacccaactgtgcgtcgctttggataaacaagtctgataaacaaacaaaagtgtaaatgtttttgagcggagaatcatgcttctctgaaATAAATGAACGGAGATATTGATGTTCAGCTCATGAATTATCTGAAAGACAATGGGCATATTCTATATAGTACTGCGATGTATTAATGCATTCTTGATAACTCGGAAACtgaaaatttccaacctccTCCTTAAACAAGTACTATAGAACAGCTCAAGGGAATGGATTCGTAATGCAAATTCACGCAAATGAATGTTAATTCAGCTAGCATTTAATGCTAACATAACATGACGATTCTCACGGATGTGCTAGCAGAAATTAGCACGCAGCAAATCATGGTGTACACAGGAAATAAGTTCCTCTTCGGTTTTACGTCACTGTTGGTCTCCAAACCCGGCACCCGCCGGTAACTAGTCACTCTTCACAGTACGGCTCGTGTTCGCGTCAGATCAAGTATGCCAGGGGAAAAGCACACTAACAGTCTTTGCCTTGCATTCAttcccagcagctgtgacagtctgcatgtaatgggggggggggtgtcagcttGGAGGGGCTCCAATCTTTCACAGGTTTTTAAACATCATTTCAGATACAACGATGCAACAAATTTATATACAGTGAAACAGTAATGATTATTCAGCGAAGTCATCCTGATCCATGGTTCCCCTCAAGACTGAAGCCCGAGCCCACACAGGCCACCTGAACGGGGACGGCTGATGATGACATGCATGTGGGCGGGGCCAGGCCATGGGGCCGTCACTGAGCACGAGCGGAATACCTGCGGGAAGGAGCCGCGCAGAGGAAGCCAGCAGCTGAGCGCCACCACGCCAGCCAGCTTCTGCTGGGACGTCAGAGCCGTGTAGAGGGACAGCGCCCCCCCCTGCccgcacacagaaacacacagaacaaAAGGCGGCGCACTTGTAAATAACGCCATCTCTCTTTGGTGCATTGCTAATTAGCTAGCATACGCGTGCTGTCGGAACAATTCTCCAGATGTGTCCAAAAATGGTAATTATTCCCAAAACAGAAATTTTGCTAATATATTTCAACCTAAAATTAATGGAGTATCACAGAACACGAATAAACCATTAGAAGGACCGTCCCGGAATCTACTGGAATTTTCCAGAATCCCGCAAGCACTCTCCCTAGCCAGCTTTTACACAGTATGCATTAGTACTTTACACACTGTCACTTATCAGCCCTGATATGAGTCACTCatccctgctgtgcacccagacacTTCAATGATTCTGCCTCATCACCCTCACCCTCCTCCAACCACAAAACATGTAGCTATCAGACTTTGCGTAATTGATCCCCCTTAAGCAATCAGGCAGCCGGACATGTTACACAGGAAATTCACAAGCAAAATGAATCTCGTTCTAAAAACTCATACTTTTCAACCTAAGATAATTGCTTGATTTTAAAACCATTGGATACAAATGGCCATTCAACACAAAACTTGTAGTATCCATACTGTTATTTGATGCACTACTAATATAAACCCTGTACAAAACAGGGTTTATAACCCTGTGTATGTCTTGGATAGAGCCGGAAGACACATCATCCTGTTATTGTTGAATGCATCCAAGTTGAGTCGTACAGTGTGGTTTAATATTTAATACTTCCCCCATCAGTGAATAATGCCTGAGGCTTTTATTTGTGGGTGAGGCATTCAGCTTGGCATAAATTCTCAGACCTCAGATGTTATATACGAGCTGACAGCATGCCCAGCTTCTCCTTCCTCTTGATGAGGCAGGGGAGCTAGCGGACAAGGAAGCCCAGCTCTGAGATTCACAGTACCTGCGAGAATCCGCCCAGGATTATCCGGTGGGCAGGGATGCCATTCTTAACTTCCTGGTCTATCAGCGATTTTACTGCAAAAGCACACAGATCGCAGTGAGGATATAttctagggcagtgtttctcaagcccgcccttggggacccccagataattcacatttttgctccctctcaggtcCCAGCACACTTGTACCTGGTATTCAGAGTTCCTGATTGGTTGGGAACTTGGCAGGAGCAGAGATGTGGACTCTCTGGGGGTCCCCCAGGGCTGCGTTGAGAAACTCTGTTCTAGGTTGAATGTCTGATAAAAAGTCAGGCAAACAAATATGCTTTAATTTAAACTTAAACCATCCTACTGACATTGCCTCAAAAGGATCGATCATAAACTGGCGATTTCATTCAATTCTATGGTTTTGAGAACAAGTTTTTGAACCCCCTTGGAAATAGGATTTCAGCATTACTGCCCCCCAAAATGTGACCAGATCTTCATttgtcatcataatgcattttcAGCATATGAATTTCCACCACCAATGTAtgagcattgttttttttttttaaatctattaTCTGTAATTGGgcgaaattaataaaataattcctTATTAGACTAATTTGAACTGTTCAGTGTGTCACAGTCAGGTTTTGTTACATATGTGCGTAAACAAcatgcagccaatcagatcagagcTCTAAGGATCACATGACTTACACTTACGTCACACACATGGAGCATGGGGTAAACCTACtgttttctgctgcttgtttaatGCCTGATTCATCTTCTTCGGCATCTGGACTAAGACCAATTATATCGAACCTTCAAATAAAAAAGAAGGCACTGTTTATGCACAGAGTACA
Coding sequences within it:
- the lypla1 gene encoding acyl-protein thioesterase 1; this translates as MCGNNMSAPLPAIVPAARKATAAVIFLHGLGDTGHGWAEAFAGIRTPHVKYICPHAPLMPVTLNMKMTMPSWFDIIGLSPDAEEDESGIKQAAENIKSLIDQEVKNGIPAHRIILGGFSQGGALSLYTALTSQQKLAGVVALSCWLPLRGSFPQGATGSANKDTQILQCHGEADMLVPLVFGCLTVEKLKSFLNPANVHFRTYPGMQHGSCPQEMMDIKQFIEKQLPPIS